The stretch of DNA CGGTCGTCACGGCTCCAAGCTGACCCGCTACATCCCGGTGCCCAAGAACCCCCATGGCCTGAATACCTCGCCGGACGGCAAGTATTTCATCGCCAACGGCAAGCTCTCGCCGACCTGCTCGATCATCGCCATCGACAAGCTACCGGACTTGTTTGATGACAAGATCGAGCCCCGCGACGCCGTGGTTGGCGAGCCGGAGCTGGGGCTGGGACCACTGCATACCACCTTCGATGGTCGCGGCAACGCCTACACCACCCTGTTCATCGACAGCCAGGTGGCCAAGTGGAACATCGAGGACGCCATCCGCGCCTACAACGGCGAGGAGGTCAACTACCTGCGACAGAAGATCGATGTCCACTACCAGCCAGGCCACAACCACGCCAGCCTGACCGAATCCCGGGACGCCGACGGAAAGTGGCTGGTGGTGCTTTCCAAGTTCTCCAAGGATCGCTTCCTGCCGGTGGGCCCGCTGCGTCCCGAGAACGATCAGCTGATCGACATCTCCGGCGAACAGATGAAGCTGGTCCACGACGGCCCGACCTACGCCGAGCCCCACGACTGCATCCTGCTACGCGCCGATCAGATCAATCCGCGCAAGCTGTGGGATCGCAACGACCCCTTCTTCGCCGACACCCGGGCCCGGGCCGAGGCGGACGGCATCGACCTGATGAGCGACAACAAGGTCATCCGTGACGGCAACCAGGTACGGGTCTACATGACCTCGGTGGCACCGCAGTTCAACCTCACCGAATTCAGGGTCAAGCAGGGTGACGAGGTCACCGTGACCATCACCAACCTGGACCAGATCGAGGACCTGACCCACGGCTTCTGCATGGTCAACCATGGCGTGTCCATGGAGATCAGCCCACAGCAGACCTCCAGTGTGACCTTCACCGCGGACAAGCCCGGCGTTCACTGGTACTACTGCAACTGGTTCTGCCACGCCATGCATATGGAGATGACGGGGCGGATGCTGGTCGAACCCTCATAAGGGTAGGTAACTCTCCCCACATGTTGCTCGAAAACTAGGCCGGAGCATATTCCGGCCTTCTTTCGTTCACTGGTTCAGGAACGCCATGCGCACGCTTCTTTTGGCTCTCCTCCTTTCTGGCTTGTCCCCCACGAGTTGGGCGACCGACTTTCGGGCGAGCCTCGACGAGCCGCTGCAGGCCCAGATCGACCGCACCCAGGCCGGGGATCGCCTGATCCTCGTCCCGGGACGCTATCCAGGATCGATCACTATCGATCATCCGCTGGACCTTCGCGGCGATGGCCAGGCCATCATCGACGGCCTGGGCCAGGGCCATGCGGTGACCATCAACGCCCCCGGGGTGGCGCTCGAAGGGCTAGAGATCATCAACTGGGGCCAGAACCTCACCGAACTCGACGCCGGCATCTTCGTCACCGACCAGGGCGCCGACAGCATGATCCGCAACAACCGGATCGAAGGACCGGGCTTCGGCATCTGGCTGGATGCGGTCAGAGGCGTCCGGGTCATCGACAATGTCATTCGCGGCGATAACGCATTGCGTTCCCAGGATCGCGGCAACGGCGTTCACCTGTTCAACGTGCGTGACGTGCGGGTCGAGGGCAACGACATCGCCCGCACTCGGGATGGCATCTACATCGACAACAGCAGCCAGAGCACCCTGAGCGGCAACGAACTGTACGATCTGCGCTACGGCATCCATTACATGTATGCCTACGACAATCGCCTGGAGAACAACCTGACACACGACACCCGCACCGGCTACGCGCTGATGCAGTCCAAGCGCCTGACGGTGGTCGGCAACCGCTCCATCGACGACGACAACTACGGCATCCTGATGAACAACATCACCGGATCGAGGCTCGAAGGCAACCGCATCGAGGGCATTCGCCAGCCGGTGAACGCCCGGGGCGAGGGCAGGATCAGCGGCGGCGACGGCAAGGCCATCTTCGTCTACAACTCCCAGTTCAACGAGTTTCTCGACAATCGCTTCGCGGCCAGCGATATCGGCATCCACCTGACCGCCGGCTCCGAGGACAACGTCGTGCTCGGCAACGCCTTCGTCGACAACCGCCAGCAGGTCAAGTACGTGGCCACCCGCTCCCAGGAGTGGTCGGCAGACGGCCGCGGCAACTACTGGAGCGACTACCTGGGCTGGGACCTGGACGCCGATGGCATCGGCGACACCGCCTACGAACCCAACGACGCCATGGACCGCCTGCTGTGGCGCTATCCCGCCGCACGGCTGCTGATGCATAGCCCCGCAGTACTGGCGCTGCGCTGGGTACAGCGCCAGTTCCCGGTGTTCGACGCCGAGGGGGTCAAGGACAGCGCGCCGCTGATGACCGACCCCACCCGCGACGAGGCCGACACATGAATGACATCATCACCTTCAACGGCGTCACCAAGCGGCACGGCGACGTCACCAGCCTCGAGAATCTCCATCTCGAGGTGCAGGAAGGCGAGGTAATGGCCCTGCTGGGCCATAACGGCGCCGGCAAGACCACCACCATGAAGCTGATCCTCGGGCTGCTCGCGCCGAGCGAGGGTGAGGTGCGGGTGTTCGGCGTGGCGCCTCACGGTGGCGAGGCCGACCGGCTGCGCCGGCGGCTGGGCTTCCTGCCCGAGAACGTCGGCTTCTACGAGCAGCTGAGCGGCCGCGAGGTGCTCGACTACTTCGCCCGACTCAAGCGCGTCGACCGGCACCGGATCGACGACCGCCTCGAGCAGGTCGGTCTCGGCGGGGCGGCGAGGCGACGCGTCAAGACCTACTCGAAGGGCATGCGCCAACGCCTGGGACTGGCCCAGGCGCTGCTCGGCGAGCCGCGACTGTTGTTACTCGACGAACCCACCACCGGCCTCGACCCGGCGGCAACCCGGGACTTCTACGCCACGGTCCGGGTCCTGCGCGACCGGGGCTGCACGGTGCTGCTGTCGTCCCACGTGCTCCCCGGGGTCGAGCCTTACATCGACCGGGCGCTGATCCTCGGCGCCGGGCGCCGCCTGGCACTGGGCAGCCTCGACGAACTGCGCCGCCAGGCCGAGCTGCCGCTGACCATTCGCGCCAAGGGCCACTGGTCAGCGAGCGAGCCGCCGCTGGCGATCCCGGAGGCCGGGAGTACGCCGAGGCGACTCAACGGCCACGCCCAGGAGTTCAGCGTTCACCCCGCCGACAAGATGGCGGTGCTGCGTCGGCTGACGGCCACCCCCGGGGTCGAGGACATCGAGCTGCTGCCGCCGACCCTCGAGCACCTCTACGCGCACTTTTCCTCCTCCTTCACGCCGCGAGGTCTGTCATGAGTGCCATCCTCACCGTCGCCCGCAAGGAGTTCCGGGACGGCATGCGCAACCGCTGGGTGCTGGCCATCGCCCTGGTACTGGCGATGATGGCGGTGGGCATCGCCTACTTCGGTGCCGCCGCCAGTGGCGGCCTGGGCTTCACGTCGCTGGCCACCACCGTGGTC from Halomonas aestuarii encodes:
- the nosZ gene encoding TAT-dependent nitrous-oxide reductase, with amino-acid sequence MSDDKKRELKDIGRRHFLRNSAVTGVAGAGLAGGFGSAAALLQSQKARAASENGEVAIAPGELDEYYGFWSGGHSGEVRILGVPSMRELMRIPVFNIDSATGWGITNESRQVLGESAKFLNGDAHHPHISMTDGRYDGKYLFINDKANTRVARIRLDIMKTDKITTIPNVQAIHGLRLQKVPKTKYVFANAEYFIPHPNDGQNMEDTANHYTMFSAIDAESMDVAWQVIVDGNLDNTDADYTGRFVASTCYNSEKATQLAGTMREERDWAVVFDVEAIEAAVAAGDYQTLGESQVPVVDGRHGSKLTRYIPVPKNPHGLNTSPDGKYFIANGKLSPTCSIIAIDKLPDLFDDKIEPRDAVVGEPELGLGPLHTTFDGRGNAYTTLFIDSQVAKWNIEDAIRAYNGEEVNYLRQKIDVHYQPGHNHASLTESRDADGKWLVVLSKFSKDRFLPVGPLRPENDQLIDISGEQMKLVHDGPTYAEPHDCILLRADQINPRKLWDRNDPFFADTRARAEADGIDLMSDNKVIRDGNQVRVYMTSVAPQFNLTEFRVKQGDEVTVTITNLDQIEDLTHGFCMVNHGVSMEISPQQTSSVTFTADKPGVHWYYCNWFCHAMHMEMTGRMLVEPS
- a CDS encoding nitrous oxide reductase family maturation protein NosD — encoded protein: MSPTSWATDFRASLDEPLQAQIDRTQAGDRLILVPGRYPGSITIDHPLDLRGDGQAIIDGLGQGHAVTINAPGVALEGLEIINWGQNLTELDAGIFVTDQGADSMIRNNRIEGPGFGIWLDAVRGVRVIDNVIRGDNALRSQDRGNGVHLFNVRDVRVEGNDIARTRDGIYIDNSSQSTLSGNELYDLRYGIHYMYAYDNRLENNLTHDTRTGYALMQSKRLTVVGNRSIDDDNYGILMNNITGSRLEGNRIEGIRQPVNARGEGRISGGDGKAIFVYNSQFNEFLDNRFAASDIGIHLTAGSEDNVVLGNAFVDNRQQVKYVATRSQEWSADGRGNYWSDYLGWDLDADGIGDTAYEPNDAMDRLLWRYPAARLLMHSPAVLALRWVQRQFPVFDAEGVKDSAPLMTDPTRDEADT
- a CDS encoding ABC transporter ATP-binding protein; the encoded protein is MNDIITFNGVTKRHGDVTSLENLHLEVQEGEVMALLGHNGAGKTTTMKLILGLLAPSEGEVRVFGVAPHGGEADRLRRRLGFLPENVGFYEQLSGREVLDYFARLKRVDRHRIDDRLEQVGLGGAARRRVKTYSKGMRQRLGLAQALLGEPRLLLLDEPTTGLDPAATRDFYATVRVLRDRGCTVLLSSHVLPGVEPYIDRALILGAGRRLALGSLDELRRQAELPLTIRAKGHWSASEPPLAIPEAGSTPRRLNGHAQEFSVHPADKMAVLRRLTATPGVEDIELLPPTLEHLYAHFSSSFTPRGLS